The sequence gatcaattCTGCAcctgagtcctcgcaccattttcttTGTGTTTCCGACCGTGACATAAGGATACGACCATCTGAGGACTCAAGCAGAATGGGGATCTTCCTATTCCCATCTCCCTGCCCTTCCGCTGCATCAGGAGAAGGTCAACACAGCAGACTCCTTTCCCTCCGGCAGGAGGGAGCTAGCATAAAGGAGTTTGCTTGCCGGTTCCTGTTTGCAGCGGAGGGGCTCAACATCAGTCAAGCAGAGCTCAAGGACATGTTTAACACCCGCCTTAATTAGCCAATCATCGCCTGGTAGATGGGAATGCTGGGGACGCTATCATTTTGGTAGTTTGTGGGGTATGTGTACGACCGTGATGTTGGAGGAGTGCCCTGGAGGGGTGGTCTTCCACCTCTTGGGCCTCCCCCAATTTTACCCACAGACTGCCAAGTCCCCAGTCCTCTGATGACCCCTTCGGGGAGAAGGAGGGGGAAGATTGACTCCACATTCACCATCCACCCTgtggtccctgtaccggtggatcgtgttccggtggactctgttccggtggtccctgtgccggcaGTCTGTTTTCCGGTGGactcagttccggtggtccaTGTTCCGGTGGACCCTGTTCCGATGGTCTTGAAATGGAGGAGGAGAACAAAGGCTCCCTGCGTCCCTGTgccagtggtccctgtgccggtggtccctgggccggtggtccctgtgccggtggtccctgtgccggtggtacCTGTGCCGGTGGTACCTGTGCCGGTGAATcatgtgccggtggtccctgtgccggtggatcgtgttctggtggtcccgatgccggtggtccctgagCCGGTGAAttgtgttctggtggtcccgatgccggtggtcCATGTGCCGGTGaatcgtgttctggtggtcccgatgccggtggtccctgtgccggtgaatcgtgttctggtggtcccgacgccagtggatcgtgtgccgATGGATCATGGTCCCAGTGCCAGTGAATCGTGTGCtggtggatcgtattccggtagTCCCAGTGCCTGTGGATcatgtgccggtggatcgtgtgccaaTGGATCATGGTCCCAGTggcggtggatcgtgtgccggtggatcatattccggtggtcccagtgcctgTGGATCGTGCGCcagtggatcgtattccggtggtcccagtgcctgTGGATcgagtgccggtggatcgtgttctggtggtccctgtgccggtgaatcgtgttctggtggtcccggtgccggtggtcccagtgccggtggatcatgtgcCGATGGAtcgtggtcccagtgccggtggatcgtgttccgatGGAtcgtggtcccagtgccggtggatcgtgtgccggtggatcgtattccggtggtcccagtgcctttggatcgtgtgccggtggatcgtattccggtggtcccagtgccggtggatcgtgtgccggtggatcgtattccagtggtcccagtgcctGTGGATcgagtgccggtggatcgtgttccagtggtcccagtcccggtggtcccagtgccggtggatcgtgcgccggtggatcgtattccggtggtcccagtgcctgtggatcgtgtgccggtggatcgtgttccggtggtcctgatgccggtggtcccagtgccggtggattgtgtgccggtggatcgtattccggtggtcccagtgcctgTGGATCGTGTGccagtggatcatgttccggtggtcctgatgccggtggtcccagtgccggtggatcgtgtgccagtggatcgtattccggtggtcccagtgccggtggatcgtgtgccggtggatcgtattctggtggtcccagtgcctgtggatcgtgtgccggtggatcgtattctggtggtcccagtgctggtggatcgtgtgccagtggatcgtgttccggtggtcctgatgccggtggtcccagtgcctgTGGATCGTGTggcggtggatcgtgttccagtggatcgtattccggtggtcccagtgcctgtggatcgtgtgccggtggatcgtgttccagtggatcgtattccggtggtcccagtgccggtggatcgtgtgccagtggatcgtgttccggtggtcctgatgccggtggtcccagtgcctgtggatcgtgtgccggtggatcgtgttccagtggatcgtattccggtggtcccagtgcctgTGGATTGTACAAGAAATTCTTATGCAGAAAGCACACACTTGCTGAGTGCTCATGTCAGAAGTAAATTCGTGACTTTACGAAATGAGTTTACAAAACAGCCAACTTAGGAAAAgtaaatattttcattatacAGCTACATTTAAGTTTTCAGttatgatgttttaaaaaaacaaaaaaaaactaatttaaatgtgtaagtcaaaacaaaacagttttttttaaaaatggtcaAACATTTTCATTAAATCATATCttcagatatatattttttggaatATTTGACAAAGGTTGACATTAAAAGTTCAGAGTTTGTACCTAAATCTTTGTTGTTTTTcatagtgtgatttttttttgtttttgtttttttgttttttgaggaATTGTATTGAATCCAATTAGGGTCAGTTAGACCCGCTCCATAAAGGGTGTGCACAGAAATCGAACAGTGCACAAGGGATACAGATTACTTCATTTCAggcttacactctaaaaactccaattaataaaattttggaacagcaaaaaaatatatgttgaactaattttCTTACGTGTGcttagttaaagggggggtgaaatgctgtttcatgcatactgagctttttacacctttaaagacttggattcccatcctaaacatagacaaagttcaaaaactaatgttggacgtttgatggagtatttctgtgttaaaaatactccttccagtttctcacaagtttcggcgag is a genomic window of Pseudorasbora parva isolate DD20220531a chromosome 12, ASM2467924v1, whole genome shotgun sequence containing:
- the LOC137093754 gene encoding uncharacterized protein, with translation MTPSGRRRGKIDSTFTIHPVVPVPVDRVPVDSVPVVPVPAVCFPVDSVPVVHVPVDPVPMVLKWRRRTKAPCVPVPVVPVPVVPGPVVPVPVVPVPVVPVPVVPVPVNHVPVVPVPVDRVLVVPMPVVPEPVNCVLVVPMPVVHVPVNRVLVVPMPVVPVPVNRVLVVPTPVDRVPMDHGPSASESCAGGSYSVAVDRVPVDHIPVVPVPVDRAPVDRIPVVPVPVDRVPVDRVLVVPVPVNRVLVVPVPVVPVPVDHVPMDRGPSAVPVDRVPVDRIPVVPVPVDRVPVDRVPVVPVPVVPVPVDLPVDCVPVDRIPVVPVPVDRVPVDHVPVVLMPVVPVPVDRVPVDLLVDRVPVDRVPVVLMPVVPVPVDRVAVDRVPVDRIPVVPVPVDRVPGVTKISIDADSLQSFSSKPVSSS